The following coding sequences are from one Streptomyces angustmyceticus window:
- a CDS encoding ATP-binding protein: MSIWWSLHLRREAASVPLARRLLLGTMETAGVDPDICYDLAVALSEACANAVEHGGDTTEDYRVTAYIDGDTCRIEVTDSGPGFRRRPASAAPPHSADRAHPPAPVPTPAQAPAYAEDGRGLFLIEALTDHVHYRDRTGRPGAVVSFDKILKWREGAALPMAS, encoded by the coding sequence ATGAGCATCTGGTGGTCACTCCATTTGCGGCGCGAGGCTGCGAGCGTGCCGCTGGCCCGTCGTCTGCTGCTGGGCACGATGGAGACGGCGGGCGTCGACCCGGACATCTGTTACGACCTCGCGGTGGCCCTCTCCGAGGCCTGCGCGAACGCCGTCGAGCACGGCGGCGACACCACCGAGGACTACCGCGTCACGGCCTACATCGACGGCGACACCTGCCGCATCGAGGTCACCGACTCGGGCCCGGGCTTCCGCCGCCGCCCCGCGTCCGCCGCCCCGCCCCATAGCGCGGACCGCGCCCACCCGCCGGCCCCCGTGCCCACCCCCGCACAGGCTCCCGCCTATGCCGAGGACGGCCGGGGGCTCTTTCTGATCGAGGCGCTCACCGACCACGTCCACTACCGCGACCGCACGGGCCGTCCCGGCGCGGTCGTCAGCTTCGACAAGATCCTCAAGTGGCGGGAGGGCGCGGCGCTGCCGATGGCGTCCTGA
- a CDS encoding YcnI family copper-binding membrane protein, with translation MSKNSKLAKSQQQSDVSSRRRLARRLPLVGAAAAGSVLLLAGPAFAHVSVQPSGPAAKGGFATVNFKVPNEKDDASTVKLEVTLPTDHPLASVMPQPVPGWKVSVTKAKLAKPIEMEGEKITEAPSKITWTADGKGVEPGQFQQFPVSVGQLPKDADQVVFKALQTYDDKEVVRWIEPTKKGAPEPENPAPVLELGPAEEDGHGAAGADDKSGATTGMKNTAAASDASASDTTARVLGATGIVVGVIGVGFGVFAGRRRSA, from the coding sequence ATGTCGAAGAATTCGAAGTTGGCGAAGTCGCAGCAGCAGTCGGACGTGTCGTCCCGGCGCCGGCTCGCCCGGCGGCTGCCGCTCGTGGGGGCCGCCGCGGCCGGCAGTGTGCTGCTGCTGGCCGGCCCGGCCTTCGCGCACGTCAGCGTGCAGCCCTCGGGCCCGGCCGCCAAGGGCGGCTTCGCGACCGTCAACTTCAAGGTGCCCAACGAGAAGGACGACGCCTCGACGGTGAAGCTCGAGGTCACGCTGCCCACCGACCACCCGCTGGCGTCCGTGATGCCGCAGCCGGTGCCCGGCTGGAAGGTCTCGGTCACCAAGGCCAAGCTCGCCAAGCCGATCGAGATGGAGGGCGAGAAGATCACCGAGGCGCCCTCGAAGATCACCTGGACCGCTGACGGCAAGGGCGTGGAGCCCGGCCAGTTCCAGCAGTTCCCGGTCTCCGTCGGCCAGCTGCCCAAGGACGCCGACCAGGTCGTCTTCAAGGCCCTCCAGACGTACGACGACAAGGAGGTCGTGCGCTGGATCGAGCCGACGAAGAAGGGCGCCCCGGAGCCGGAGAACCCGGCGCCGGTCCTTGAGCTCGGCCCGGCCGAGGAGGACGGCCACGGCGCCGCCGGCGCGGACGACAAGAGCGGTGCCACCACCGGCATGAAGAACACGGCCGCCGCCTCGGACGCGTCCGCCAGTGACACCACGGCGCGCGTCCTGGGCGCCACCGGCATCGTCGTCGGCGTCATCGGAGTCGGCTTCGGCGTGTTCGCCGGCCGGCGCCGCAGCGCCTGA
- a CDS encoding SCO family protein, translated as MHRRTLLASALAAAAAFSLTACNDDDGKPAAAVSGGTTAKPIVTLDSPIEKPDLVLTDTSGKKYDLLERTKGHPTLIYFGYTNCPDVCPLTMANIAVAVKQLPAAERKDLRVVFVTSDPERDTPAALKKWLGGIDKDFTGLTGKFDTIQAGARSVNIGIEKPVKKKNGDVVSTHGAQVLLSSPKDDRIHWMGMQEATSDNYTKALPKIVKGQNP; from the coding sequence ATGCACAGAAGGACCCTGCTCGCGTCCGCCCTCGCGGCGGCCGCGGCTTTCAGCCTGACCGCCTGCAACGACGACGACGGCAAGCCCGCCGCCGCGGTCTCCGGCGGCACCACCGCCAAGCCGATCGTCACCCTCGACAGCCCCATCGAGAAGCCCGACCTCGTCCTGACCGACACCAGCGGCAAGAAGTACGACCTGCTGGAGAGGACCAAGGGCCACCCCACGCTGATCTACTTCGGCTACACCAACTGCCCGGACGTCTGCCCGCTGACGATGGCCAACATCGCGGTCGCGGTGAAGCAGCTGCCGGCGGCCGAACGCAAGGACCTGCGGGTCGTCTTCGTCACCTCCGACCCGGAGCGGGACACCCCGGCCGCGCTCAAGAAGTGGCTCGGCGGCATCGACAAGGACTTCACGGGCCTGACCGGCAAGTTCGACACCATCCAGGCCGGTGCGCGCAGCGTCAACATCGGCATCGAGAAGCCGGTCAAGAAGAAGAACGGCGATGTCGTCTCCACCCACGGCGCGCAGGTTCTGCTGAGCTCCCCCAAGGACGACAGGATCCACTGGATGGGCATGCAGGAGGCGACCTCCGACAACTACACCAAGGCACTTCCGAAGATCGTCAAGGGGCAGAACCCGTGA
- a CDS encoding copper chaperone PCu(A)C, with the protein MNRRTTLAAALALTASLALAGCGGADGAPRLKVAGPYMPQPVDRNMAGAYFTVENSGGSADKLTSVTSDLSKDITLHKTVGTKMEQVDSMAIPAGGELRLSRGGNHLMFMGLKKKPAEGDTVTLELHFATAEPVKVTVPVKAATYAPKK; encoded by the coding sequence GTGAACCGCCGCACCACCCTCGCCGCCGCCCTCGCCCTCACCGCCTCTCTCGCGCTGGCCGGCTGCGGTGGCGCGGACGGCGCACCGCGGCTCAAGGTCGCCGGCCCGTACATGCCGCAGCCCGTCGACCGGAACATGGCCGGCGCGTACTTCACCGTCGAGAACAGCGGTGGCAGCGCGGACAAGCTCACCTCGGTCACCAGCGACCTGTCGAAGGACATCACGCTCCACAAGACGGTCGGCACCAAGATGGAGCAGGTCGACTCGATGGCGATACCGGCGGGCGGCGAGCTCCGGCTCAGCCGCGGCGGCAACCACCTGATGTTCATGGGGCTGAAGAAGAAGCCGGCCGAGGGCGACACGGTGACCCTCGAACTGCACTTCGCCACCGCCGAGCCGGTCAAGGTCACGGTCCCGGTGAAGGCCGCCACCTACGCGCCGAAGAAGTAA
- a CDS encoding copper resistance CopC/CopD family protein translates to MVTTGLGPRRSAVLRLLVVAVALAGALIGGLGGAAPASAHAALTGSTPAQGSVVDHAPEQVALTFSEGVAMGDDSIRVLDPQGKRVDRGKLRNLCSDSVVKYGAGLPPGLGDGTYTVSWQAVSADSHPVSGAFTFSVGAPSKTSAAVSQQQAGGGLVGALYGVARYLAYAGFVLLVGGSAFVLACRPAASLVRSVQRLVVQGWALLTGTTVAMLLLRTPYTGSGDLADVFDLAGLQQVLVTKPGAALIARLLLLAAAALFVAVLFGTYARLQEPAKDTDDGEQDADGAGEAVEDPAERARRHRDLTFGLAGGGVVVGTGLAATWALAEHASTGLQSAVAMPVDVLHLLAVATWLGGLTALLVSLYWGPPVERAAVRRFSRIAFGSVLVLVATGVYQSWRQVGSWRALTDTAYGRLLLLKVGLVVVLVGLAWVSRRWTGRLTEARAAGDRSSAVQEGRAPADEETEGVGDARADEDREAEKAAVGAPATAGAASGPDGTPDRAADRTPDEAPDPARAAQLARQQAALRTARVKRERDGDPERLGLRRSVLAEASVAAVLLVVTTVLTATEPARTEEAVKATSGGRSTAANQPQVLTLPFDTGGPGGKGTARLDLDPGRSGSANALRLRISDASGKAVDVPEVKVSFTQKSRKIGPLPVVPKHVGKGHWRADGVQLPVPGQWQLSLLVRTSDIDQVTEFKNVKIG, encoded by the coding sequence ATGGTCACCACCGGGCTCGGGCCGCGACGGTCCGCCGTGCTGCGCCTGCTGGTCGTCGCGGTGGCGCTGGCCGGCGCGCTGATCGGCGGGCTCGGCGGCGCCGCCCCGGCCTCGGCGCACGCCGCGCTGACCGGGAGCACCCCGGCACAGGGCTCGGTGGTGGACCACGCCCCCGAGCAGGTGGCGCTCACCTTCTCCGAGGGCGTCGCGATGGGCGACGACTCGATCCGGGTGCTGGATCCGCAGGGCAAACGGGTGGACCGCGGCAAGCTGCGCAACCTGTGCAGCGACAGCGTCGTCAAATACGGCGCGGGGCTGCCGCCGGGGCTCGGCGACGGCACGTACACCGTCTCCTGGCAGGCGGTCTCCGCCGACAGCCACCCCGTCTCCGGCGCCTTCACCTTCTCGGTGGGCGCGCCCTCGAAGACCAGCGCGGCGGTGTCCCAGCAGCAGGCCGGCGGCGGCCTGGTCGGGGCGCTCTACGGGGTCGCCCGCTACCTCGCCTACGCCGGGTTCGTACTGCTCGTCGGCGGCTCCGCGTTCGTGCTGGCCTGCCGGCCCGCCGCGTCGCTCGTCCGGTCCGTGCAACGGCTGGTCGTCCAGGGGTGGGCGCTGCTGACCGGCACCACCGTCGCCATGCTGCTGCTGCGCACCCCCTACACCGGGTCCGGCGACCTCGCCGACGTCTTCGACCTCGCCGGCCTCCAGCAGGTCCTGGTCACCAAGCCGGGCGCGGCACTGATCGCCCGGCTGCTGCTGCTCGCCGCGGCGGCGCTGTTCGTGGCGGTGCTCTTCGGGACGTACGCGCGGCTGCAGGAGCCGGCGAAGGACACGGACGACGGGGAGCAGGACGCGGACGGGGCCGGGGAAGCGGTCGAGGACCCCGCCGAACGCGCCCGGCGGCACCGGGACCTCACCTTCGGGCTCGCGGGCGGCGGGGTGGTCGTCGGCACCGGGCTCGCCGCGACCTGGGCGCTGGCCGAACACGCCTCGACCGGTCTGCAGTCCGCCGTCGCGATGCCGGTCGACGTGCTGCACCTGCTCGCGGTCGCCACCTGGCTCGGCGGGCTGACGGCGCTGCTGGTGTCCCTGTACTGGGGCCCGCCCGTCGAGCGGGCCGCCGTACGCCGCTTCTCGCGGATCGCGTTCGGCTCCGTGCTGGTGCTGGTGGCCACCGGCGTCTACCAGTCGTGGCGGCAGGTCGGCAGCTGGCGCGCGCTGACCGACACCGCGTACGGCCGGCTGCTGCTGCTCAAGGTGGGCCTGGTCGTGGTGCTCGTCGGGCTCGCCTGGGTGTCGCGGCGGTGGACCGGGCGGCTGACGGAGGCGCGGGCGGCCGGGGACCGGTCGTCCGCCGTCCAGGAGGGGCGGGCCCCGGCGGACGAGGAGACCGAGGGCGTCGGGGACGCGCGGGCGGACGAGGACCGGGAGGCGGAGAAGGCGGCCGTCGGCGCCCCGGCCACGGCCGGCGCGGCGTCCGGCCCGGACGGAACGCCGGACCGGGCGGCGGACAGGACCCCGGACGAGGCCCCCGACCCCGCCCGCGCCGCCCAACTCGCCCGCCAGCAGGCCGCGTTGCGCACCGCGCGGGTCAAGCGGGAGCGCGACGGCGATCCGGAGCGGCTGGGCCTGCGCCGGTCCGTGCTGGCCGAGGCGTCGGTCGCCGCCGTCCTGCTGGTGGTGACCACGGTGCTGACCGCCACCGAGCCGGCCCGTACGGAAGAGGCGGTCAAGGCCACCTCGGGCGGGCGGTCCACCGCGGCCAACCAGCCGCAGGTGCTGACCCTCCCGTTCGACACCGGCGGGCCGGGCGGCAAGGGCACCGCCCGCCTCGACCTCGACCCGGGGCGCAGCGGCAGCGCCAACGCGCTGCGGCTGCGGATCTCGGACGCGTCGGGCAAGGCGGTCGACGTGCCCGAGGTGAAGGTCTCCTTCACCCAGAAGTCCCGGAAGATCGGGCCGCTGCCCGTCGTCCCGAAGCACGTCGGCAAGGGACACTGGCGCGCGGACGGCGTCCAGCTGCCGGTCCCCGGGCAGTGGCAGCTCTCGCTGCTCGTCCGGACCTCCGACATCGACCAGGTGACCGAGTTCAAGAACGTGAAGATCGGCTGA
- the efeB gene encoding iron uptake transporter deferrochelatase/peroxidase subunit — translation MSEQTSSKKAPGKKAPGARSAGQGGTAAVPAPAPAADGAPSLELSRRRLLGTVGAAGAAGLVAGGAGGALGVSVARSGPEDAAKAVTSIGATEVPFRTARAGQQAGITTPLQATGHLVAFDLAPDADRKTAAALLRRWSRTAEELMAGRTPDADTGVALDAGPSSLTVTFGFGHSFFGRTGLTKRRPVELDPLPDFSADALDPGRSNGDLWIQIGADDALVAFHALRALQKDAAGAARLRWQMNGFNRTPGATARPMTARNLMGQIDGTNNPKPSDQDFDQRIFVGQDAGQEWMRGGSYAVVRRIRMLLDDWEKRSRHEQERVIGRRKDNGAPLTGGSETTPMRLDASGPDGLPVIPANAHARIAAPESNQGAAMLRRPFSFHDGFREDGAPDAGLLFVCWQADPLRAFTQIQRKLDRGDALSPFLRHEASGLYAVPPAAEPGDYVGRPLLEG, via the coding sequence ATGAGCGAGCAGACGTCCAGCAAGAAGGCGCCCGGGAAGAAGGCCCCGGGCGCCCGGTCCGCCGGTCAGGGCGGCACGGCGGCCGTGCCCGCCCCGGCGCCCGCGGCCGACGGCGCCCCCTCCCTGGAGCTCTCCCGCCGCCGGCTGCTCGGCACCGTCGGCGCGGCGGGCGCGGCCGGGCTGGTCGCCGGCGGGGCCGGCGGCGCCCTCGGCGTCTCCGTGGCGCGGTCCGGCCCCGAGGACGCCGCCAAGGCCGTGACCAGCATCGGCGCGACCGAGGTCCCCTTCCGGACGGCGCGCGCCGGGCAGCAGGCGGGGATCACCACCCCGTTGCAGGCCACGGGGCATCTCGTCGCCTTCGACCTGGCGCCGGACGCGGACCGCAAGACGGCAGCCGCGCTGCTGCGCCGCTGGTCGCGGACGGCCGAGGAGCTGATGGCCGGGCGGACCCCGGACGCCGACACGGGGGTCGCGCTCGACGCGGGCCCGTCCTCGCTGACCGTCACCTTCGGCTTCGGCCACAGCTTCTTCGGCCGTACGGGCCTGACGAAGCGCCGCCCCGTAGAGCTCGACCCGCTGCCGGACTTCTCGGCCGACGCGCTGGATCCCGGGCGCAGCAACGGCGACCTGTGGATACAGATCGGCGCCGACGACGCGCTGGTCGCCTTCCACGCCCTGCGCGCGCTGCAGAAGGACGCGGCGGGCGCCGCGCGGCTGCGCTGGCAGATGAACGGCTTCAACCGCACGCCGGGCGCCACCGCGCGCCCGATGACGGCACGCAACCTGATGGGCCAGATCGACGGCACCAACAACCCCAAGCCGTCGGACCAGGACTTCGACCAGCGGATCTTCGTGGGGCAGGACGCCGGGCAGGAGTGGATGCGCGGCGGCTCGTACGCCGTGGTGCGCCGCATCCGGATGCTGCTGGACGACTGGGAAAAGCGCTCCCGGCACGAACAGGAGCGGGTCATAGGGCGCCGCAAGGACAACGGCGCCCCGCTGACCGGCGGTTCCGAGACCACCCCGATGCGGCTGGACGCCAGCGGCCCCGACGGGCTGCCGGTCATCCCGGCCAACGCGCACGCGCGGATCGCGGCGCCGGAGTCCAACCAGGGCGCGGCGATGCTGCGCCGCCCGTTCTCCTTCCACGACGGGTTCCGGGAGGACGGCGCCCCGGACGCCGGGCTGCTCTTCGTCTGCTGGCAGGCCGACCCGCTGCGCGCCTTCACCCAGATCCAGCGGAAGCTGGACCGCGGCGACGCGCTGTCGCCGTTCCTGCGGCACGAGGCGAGCGGGCTGTACGCGGTGCCCCCGGCCGCCGAGCCGGGCGACTACGTGGGCCGGCCGCTGCTGGAGGGCTGA
- the pheA gene encoding prephenate dehydratase, which translates to MSASRYTYLGPAGTFTEAALRTLPEAAPRELVPMVSVPAALDAVRAGEAAAALVPIENSVEGGVTTTLDELASGEPLMIYREVLLPIAFALLVRPGTPLGGVKTVTGHPVAQPQVRKWLAAQLPEAVWESAASNADGARLVQEGRYDGAFAGEFAAATYGLEPLVTDIHDAQNAATRFVLVGRPARPASPTGADKTSVVLWLAEDHPGALLELLQEYAVRGVNMMRIESRPTGEGIGRYCFSVDCEGHVTDRRVGDVLMGLKRICREVRFLGSYPRADEVPPAVRRTMTDAAFTEASDWLARCMDGRG; encoded by the coding sequence ATGTCGGCCAGCCGCTATACCTATCTCGGCCCCGCGGGCACGTTCACGGAGGCCGCGCTGCGCACCCTTCCCGAGGCGGCGCCCCGCGAGCTGGTGCCGATGGTGTCGGTGCCGGCCGCGCTGGACGCGGTGCGGGCCGGTGAGGCCGCCGCCGCGCTGGTGCCGATCGAGAACTCCGTCGAGGGCGGGGTGACCACCACCCTCGACGAACTCGCCTCCGGCGAGCCGCTGATGATCTACCGCGAGGTGCTGCTGCCGATCGCCTTCGCGCTGCTGGTGCGCCCCGGCACCCCGCTCGGCGGCGTGAAGACGGTGACCGGGCACCCCGTCGCCCAGCCCCAGGTGCGCAAGTGGCTGGCGGCCCAACTCCCGGAGGCGGTGTGGGAGTCGGCGGCCTCGAACGCCGACGGCGCGCGGCTGGTGCAGGAGGGCCGCTACGACGGCGCCTTCGCCGGCGAGTTCGCGGCGGCCACCTACGGGCTGGAGCCGCTGGTCACCGACATCCATGACGCGCAGAACGCGGCCACCCGCTTCGTGCTGGTGGGCCGCCCGGCCCGGCCCGCGTCGCCCACCGGTGCCGACAAGACCTCGGTCGTGCTGTGGCTGGCCGAGGACCACCCCGGCGCGCTCCTCGAACTGCTGCAGGAGTACGCGGTGCGCGGGGTGAACATGATGCGGATCGAGTCCCGGCCGACCGGCGAGGGCATCGGCCGCTACTGCTTCTCCGTGGACTGCGAGGGGCATGTCACCGACCGCCGGGTCGGCGATGTGCTGATGGGCCTCAAGCGGATCTGCCGCGAGGTGCGGTTCCTCGGCTCCTACCCGCGCGCCGACGAGGTGCCGCCGGCCGTGCGCCGGACGATGACGGACGCCGCGTTCACCGAGGCGTCGGACTGGCTGGCGCGCTGCATGGACGGGCGGGGCTGA
- the serS gene encoding serine--tRNA ligase, with translation MIDLRLLREDPDRVRASQRARGEDVALVDALLSADERRRTSSVRFDELRAEQKALGKLIPKAAGDEKAVLLKKAGELAAAVKAADAAQDEAKDETQALLQKLGNLVHPDVPVGGEEDFSVLETHGTIRDFGAEGFEPKDHLEIGELLGAIDVERGAKVSGSRFYYLTGIGALLELALVNAAIAQATAAGFTPMLTPALVRPRAMEGTGFLGQAAENVYHLEKDDYYLVGTSEVPLAAYHMDEIVDGAKLPLRYAGFSPCFRREAGTYGKDTRGIFRVHQFDKVEMFSYVAPEDAQAEHQRLLDWEKQWLTGLELPFQVIDVATGDLGASASRKFDCEAWIPTQGKYRELTSASNCDEFQARRLSVRMRETVEGKQKVRPLATLNGTLCAVPRTIVAIFENHQQADGSVRVPEVLRPYLGGREILEPVAK, from the coding sequence GTGATTGACCTTCGCCTGCTCCGTGAGGACCCCGACCGTGTGCGCGCGTCCCAGCGCGCCCGTGGAGAGGACGTCGCACTCGTCGACGCGCTTCTCTCCGCCGACGAGCGGCGCAGGACGTCCAGCGTCCGCTTCGACGAGCTGCGCGCCGAGCAGAAGGCGCTCGGCAAGCTCATCCCCAAGGCCGCCGGCGACGAGAAGGCCGTGCTGCTGAAGAAGGCCGGTGAGCTGGCCGCCGCCGTCAAGGCCGCCGACGCCGCGCAGGACGAGGCCAAGGACGAGACGCAGGCGCTGCTGCAGAAGCTCGGCAACCTCGTCCACCCCGACGTCCCCGTCGGCGGCGAGGAGGACTTCAGCGTCCTGGAGACGCACGGCACGATCCGCGACTTCGGCGCCGAGGGCTTCGAGCCCAAGGACCACCTGGAGATCGGCGAACTGCTCGGCGCCATCGACGTCGAGCGCGGCGCCAAGGTGTCCGGCTCCCGCTTCTACTACCTCACGGGCATCGGCGCGCTGCTGGAGCTCGCGCTGGTCAACGCCGCCATCGCGCAGGCCACCGCGGCTGGTTTCACGCCGATGCTGACCCCCGCCCTGGTGCGCCCGCGCGCCATGGAGGGCACCGGCTTCCTCGGCCAGGCCGCGGAGAACGTCTACCACCTGGAGAAGGACGACTACTACCTGGTCGGCACCTCCGAGGTCCCGCTCGCCGCGTACCACATGGACGAGATCGTGGACGGCGCCAAGCTGCCGCTGCGCTACGCCGGTTTCTCCCCGTGCTTCCGCCGCGAGGCCGGCACCTACGGCAAGGACACCCGCGGCATCTTCCGGGTCCACCAGTTCGACAAGGTGGAGATGTTCTCCTACGTCGCGCCGGAGGACGCCCAGGCCGAGCACCAGCGGCTGCTGGACTGGGAGAAGCAGTGGCTGACCGGCCTGGAGCTGCCGTTCCAGGTCATCGACGTCGCCACCGGCGACCTCGGCGCCTCGGCCTCCCGCAAGTTCGACTGCGAGGCGTGGATCCCCACCCAGGGCAAGTACCGCGAGCTGACCTCGGCCTCGAACTGTGACGAGTTCCAGGCGCGGCGGCTGTCCGTGCGGATGCGCGAGACCGTCGAGGGCAAGCAGAAGGTCCGGCCGCTGGCGACCCTCAACGGCACGCTCTGCGCCGTCCCGCGCACCATCGTGGCGATCTTCGAGAACCACCAGCAGGCGGACGGCTCCGTGCGCGTCCCCGAGGTGCTCCGCCCCTACCTGGGCGGCCGCGAGATCCTGGAGCCCGTCGCCAAGTGA
- a CDS encoding HAD family hydrolase: MSAPAPLPYKLIATDLDGTLLRHDETVSERTRQALAAATAAGAAHIVVTGRAVPWTRHILDSLGYQGLAVCGQGGQVYHAGEHRLLTSVTLDRQLAGLALAKIEAEVGPLHLAASRDGLEGEVLVGPGYRVQEGPLPNVLMDDPGELWAAPLNKVYIQHPTLDDDALALAARQVAGDLVGVTVAGEGIVELLPLGLSKATGLSLAARRLGVTAKDTVAFGDMPNDIPMFAWAAHSVAMANAHDELKAVAHEITASNEDDGVAVVLERLYRS; this comes from the coding sequence GTGAGCGCACCTGCTCCGCTGCCGTACAAGCTCATCGCGACGGATCTCGACGGGACGCTGCTGCGCCACGACGAGACCGTCTCCGAGCGCACCCGCCAGGCGCTCGCCGCGGCCACCGCGGCGGGCGCGGCACACATCGTCGTCACCGGCCGGGCCGTGCCCTGGACCCGGCACATCCTCGACTCCCTGGGGTACCAGGGCCTCGCGGTGTGCGGCCAGGGCGGCCAGGTCTACCACGCCGGTGAGCACCGCCTGCTGACCTCGGTCACGCTCGACCGCCAGCTGGCCGGTCTCGCGCTGGCCAAGATCGAGGCGGAGGTCGGCCCGCTGCACCTGGCGGCGAGCCGGGACGGCCTGGAGGGCGAGGTGCTGGTCGGGCCCGGCTACCGCGTCCAGGAGGGCCCGCTGCCGAACGTCCTGATGGACGACCCCGGCGAGCTGTGGGCGGCCCCGCTCAACAAGGTCTACATCCAGCACCCGACCCTGGACGACGACGCGCTGGCGCTGGCCGCGCGTCAGGTCGCCGGGGACCTGGTGGGCGTGACGGTGGCCGGCGAGGGCATCGTCGAACTGCTGCCGCTGGGCCTGTCGAAGGCCACCGGCCTGTCGCTGGCCGCCCGCCGGCTGGGCGTCACCGCCAAGGACACCGTGGCCTTCGGCGACATGCCCAACGACATCCCGATGTTCGCCTGGGCCGCCCACAGCGTGGCGATGGCCAACGCCCATGACGAACTGAAGGCTGTCGCGCACGAAATCACCGCCTCCAACGAGGACGACGGCGTCGCGGTCGTGCTGGAGCGCCTCTACCGCTCCTGA
- a CDS encoding rhomboid-like protein, whose translation MQPPPGGRGPSPGSPVARVRDWVRSSPGTHIWLLVIGITSLVIASASEGLGQFLVHRTSSNIHELNEHPLPSLLISGFWIERPGSFVLYAVLFELVHANVERWLGSGRWLLTVGGAHIAATLASQELVLLAIEGHRLPRSMTHVVDIGVSYGLAAAAGVLTYRLRPPWRYGYLCGLLVFFAVPLLTGASFTDFGHAIALVMGFAAWPLTPAAAAGELRDHDGRPTTGGDRAQPPPDPEPDPGSRQER comes from the coding sequence ATGCAGCCGCCCCCCGGCGGCCGCGGCCCGTCCCCCGGCAGCCCCGTGGCCCGGGTGAGGGACTGGGTGCGCAGCAGCCCGGGGACGCACATCTGGCTGCTGGTCATCGGGATCACCAGCCTGGTGATCGCGTCCGCGTCCGAGGGGCTGGGGCAGTTCCTGGTCCACCGGACCAGTAGCAACATCCACGAGCTGAACGAGCATCCGCTGCCGTCGCTGCTGATCAGCGGATTCTGGATCGAGCGGCCCGGGTCCTTCGTGCTCTACGCGGTGCTGTTCGAGCTGGTGCACGCCAACGTGGAGCGCTGGCTGGGCAGCGGGCGCTGGCTGCTGACCGTCGGCGGCGCGCACATCGCCGCGACCCTCGCCAGCCAGGAGCTGGTCCTGCTGGCCATCGAGGGGCATCGGCTGCCGCGCTCGATGACCCATGTCGTGGACATCGGGGTCTCCTACGGGCTGGCCGCGGCCGCCGGTGTGCTGACGTACCGGCTGCGGCCGCCCTGGCGCTACGGCTACCTCTGCGGGCTGCTGGTCTTCTTCGCCGTCCCGCTGCTGACCGGGGCTTCGTTCACCGACTTCGGCCACGCCATCGCCCTGGTCATGGGCTTCGCGGCCTGGCCGCTGACCCCGGCGGCGGCCGCCGGGGAGCTACGGGACCACGACGGGCGGCCGACGACGGGCGGGGACCGCGCGCAGCCGCCCCCGGATCCGGAGCCGGACCCGGGGAGCCGTCAGGAGCGGTAG
- a CDS encoding LysR family transcriptional regulator, which translates to MTLDDLRVFVAVCEAGSLSAVARDLGCTQSAVSQRVRRLEREAGIGLLERRPRGVAPTQAGRILHRAASDGIDGLDLALRRLADLRAGDGGTVRVTTGATTVRHFMAGAVVAFRARHPRVNLEFQTESSSRRCFEAVADGSSELAWITLGPPVRGIEQHPVVRLPWVLAVRADDPLAERERIEPGELAGIRHIRLPENSTSRMRLDGHLGHREAGPVPPPSTTSVADWDTALLLAELGVGPAVVPRLPGLHAAAHPALRLVPIAALPPLATGWAVRQWEALSPAAVAFAETVTACLGGGDGTEGEVLGGRQDPAQRAAVHHRGGAVEGGEGDGVEAEPGRAPA; encoded by the coding sequence GTGACCCTCGATGATCTGCGCGTCTTCGTGGCCGTGTGCGAGGCGGGCAGTCTCAGTGCCGTCGCCCGGGACCTCGGATGCACCCAGTCGGCCGTGAGCCAGCGCGTCAGGCGCCTCGAACGGGAGGCGGGCATCGGCCTGTTGGAGCGCAGGCCGCGCGGGGTGGCGCCGACCCAGGCGGGCCGCATCCTGCACCGTGCCGCCTCGGACGGCATCGACGGCCTGGACCTGGCGCTGCGCCGGCTGGCCGACCTGCGCGCGGGGGACGGCGGGACGGTGCGGGTGACCACCGGCGCCACGACCGTCCGGCACTTCATGGCCGGCGCGGTGGTCGCCTTCCGCGCCCGCCATCCGCGGGTCAACCTGGAGTTCCAGACGGAGAGTTCCAGCCGCCGCTGCTTCGAGGCGGTCGCGGACGGCAGCTCCGAGCTGGCCTGGATCACCCTCGGCCCGCCGGTGCGCGGCATCGAGCAGCATCCGGTGGTCCGGCTGCCCTGGGTGCTCGCCGTACGCGCCGATGACCCGCTGGCCGAGCGGGAGCGGATCGAGCCCGGGGAGCTGGCCGGTATCCGGCACATCCGGCTGCCGGAGAACTCCACCTCCCGTATGCGCCTCGACGGCCACCTCGGCCACCGGGAAGCCGGCCCCGTGCCGCCGCCGAGCACCACCAGCGTCGCCGACTGGGACACCGCCCTGCTGCTCGCCGAACTCGGCGTCGGCCCCGCGGTCGTCCCCCGGCTGCCGGGCCTGCACGCCGCCGCCCATCCGGCGCTGCGGCTGGTCCCGATCGCCGCGCTGCCCCCACTGGCGACCGGCTGGGCGGTACGCCAGTGGGAGGCGCTGAGCCCGGCGGCGGTGGCGTTCGCCGAGACGGTCACGGCGTGCCTGGGCGGCGGCGACGGGACGGAGGGCGAGGTTCTGGGCGGTCGGCAGGATCCGGCTCAGCGGGCCGCGGTGCACCACCGGGGCGGCGCGGTCGAGGGCGGGGAGGGCGACGGCGTCGAGGCCGAGCCCGGCCGCGCCCCGGCGTGA